A window of Enterobacter ludwigii genomic DNA:
CGATGATTTCTGCTTTCGCCGCTTCTGCGTTGTCCCAGCCGTCAACTTTAACCCACTTGCCTTTTTCGAGGTCTTTGTAGTGCTCGAAGAAGTGAGTGATCTGCGCTTTCAGCAGCTCTGGCAGGTCGTTCACATCTTTGATGTGATCGTATTCTTTGCTCAGCTTGGTGTGCGGTACCGCAACCAGCTTCGCATCTTCACCGGATTCGTCGGTCATTTTCAGCACGCCAACTGGACGGCAGCGAATGACGGAGCCTGGCTCCAGTGGGTATGGCGTTGGGACCAGTACGTCAACCGGGTCACCGTCCAGAGACAGGGTGTGGTTGATGTAACCGTAGTTGCACGGATAGAACATCGCGGTAGACATGAAACGGTCTACGAACAGGGCGCCGCTCTCTTTGTCCACTTCGTATTTGATAGGATCTGCGTTAGCCGGGATTTCGATTACTACGTAGATATCTTCTGGCAGTTCTTTACCCGCTGGGACGTTGAGTAAGCTCATGTCGGTGTCCTTTAAAATGGATGGTAAACAAGTGGCAGGTATTATAGCCAACTCGCGCTGAATGTCTTCGCCTGTTTTCGCCTTCTCTCACCGCTAACCCCACTTTTCAGACCGATTCCATGACAGAAAAATCCATAAACTCAGCTGCATTTTTCATGGTGAAATGAAAGCGATTACAAACTTGTGATTAACGTTTTATTCACTTTCCCGAAGTGTGATGTAACGCAATTCGTTACATATTTCATTGGCTATAGTCATTTCGCAGAACATCTTTTCACCAACAATAATCCCCCTACGAGGACGTTCATATGTGGAAGCGCTTACTCCTGGTCACAGCAGTTTCGGCAGCCATGTCGTCTATGGCGATGGCCGCCCCTTTAACCGTAGGTTTTTCGCAAGTCGGCTCTGAATCCGGCTGGCGAGCAGCAGAAACCAACGTTGCAAAAAGCGAGGCCCAGAAACGTGGTATCACCCTGAAAATTGCCGATGGTCAGCAAAAGCAGGAAAACCAAATCAAAGCCGTGCGTTCGTTTATTGCCCAGGGCGTTGATGCCATCTTTATTGCGCCTGTCGTCGCGACGGGCTGGGAACCTGTCCTGAAGGAAGCGAAAGACGCTGAGATCCCGGTTTTCCTGCTCGATCGTTCCATTGATGTCAAAGACAAATCGCTCTATATGACCACCGTCACGGCCAACAACATTCTTGAAGGACAGTTGATTGGTGACTGGCTGGTGAAACAGGTGGATGGCAAGCCGTGTAACGTCGTTGAGTTGCAGGGCACCGTTGGCGCGAGCGTGGCCATCGACCGTAAGAAAGGGTTTGCTGAGGCTATCGCTAAAGCACCAAACATCAAGATTATCCGCTCTCAGTCCGGTGACTTCACGCGCAGTAAAGGCAAAGAGGTCATGGAGAGCTTTATCAAGGCTGAAAACAACGGCAAGAACATCTGCATGGTTTACGCCCACAACGATGACATGGTGATCGGTGCGATTCAGGCCATTAAAGAAGCGGGTCTGAAGCCGGGCAAAGATATCCTCACCGGCTCAATCGACGGCGTGCCAGACATCTACAAGGCGATGATGGACGGCGAAGCGAATGCCAGCGTGGAGCTCACGCCGAACATGGCGGGTCCGGCATTTGATGCGCTGGAGAAATTCAAGAAAGACGGCACGATGCCTGAAAAACTGACCATCACCAAATCCACACTCTACCTTCCTGACACAGCAAAAGAAGAGTTAGAGAAGAAGAAAAATATGGGTTACTG
This region includes:
- the ytfQ gene encoding galactofuranose ABC transporter substrate-binding protein YtfQ gives rise to the protein MWKRLLLVTAVSAAMSSMAMAAPLTVGFSQVGSESGWRAAETNVAKSEAQKRGITLKIADGQQKQENQIKAVRSFIAQGVDAIFIAPVVATGWEPVLKEAKDAEIPVFLLDRSIDVKDKSLYMTTVTANNILEGQLIGDWLVKQVDGKPCNVVELQGTVGASVAIDRKKGFAEAIAKAPNIKIIRSQSGDFTRSKGKEVMESFIKAENNGKNICMVYAHNDDMVIGAIQAIKEAGLKPGKDILTGSIDGVPDIYKAMMDGEANASVELTPNMAGPAFDALEKFKKDGTMPEKLTITKSTLYLPDTAKEELEKKKNMGY
- the ppa gene encoding inorganic diphosphatase, which codes for MSLLNVPAGKELPEDIYVVIEIPANADPIKYEVDKESGALFVDRFMSTAMFYPCNYGYINHTLSLDGDPVDVLVPTPYPLEPGSVIRCRPVGVLKMTDESGEDAKLVAVPHTKLSKEYDHIKDVNDLPELLKAQITHFFEHYKDLEKGKWVKVDGWDNAEAAKAEIIASFERAAKK